The nucleotide sequence CTAAAAGGATTCTAAATCTCCCGTTTAAAGTTTAAAGCTTTTTTGGGTTCCCGATTTTCATCCTCTGCGGCTCCGCGTCTTTGCGTGAGAAATGTTTTCCTTGGCTGGACTTAGCGCAAAAATTTCCCTTTTTAAAATGGGACGACACAGTGGACGGCGTAGCGCGGGTGTAACGCCCCATCTCACGGGAATGTCGGAGTTTGCGGCCAACAAAACCCCCTTGTCTTCCCCCTTTTCAGGGGAATGAAGGCAACTTGTTCCAACTCTCAAAAATGGATTTCAATCTTTTTTTCGCACTGTTCGCGTGTTTCGCGGGCAAGGATCAGCCGTGATAAAACTCTTGTGGCCAAAACTTCGTATGTTAAAACCCTTGGCGTGAAGTCTCAGACCTTGAATGTGGCCTACGTCGCCGGATTGGCGCGCATGGAATTAACAAAAGAAGAGGAAGCCCTCTTCCAGACCCAGCTCGGGAACATTCTGGAATATGTCGAGCAATTGCAGCAAATCGACGCCAGTTCGGTTCCGGACACGCCCGTGGATCCGAACCTCCCGACCAATGTCCTGCGCAGCGACGAGGTCAAGCCCTCCCTGCCCGTCGCCGATGCCCTGCAAAACGCCCCAAAAAAAGCCAATAACCTTTTCGTCATGCCGAAAATCGTCGAATGAGCCTGCACACGTTAACAATCAAACAATTACGCGCCAAACTTTCCGCGCGCGAAGTGAGCCCGAAGGAAGCCGTCCAGTCCGTGCTCAAAAGCATCGAGTCCCGGGACTCAAAAATAAAGGGCTACCTGCGGGTCAACGCGGAAGACGCCCTGAATCAGGCGGAAAAGGCCGACGTCACAAAGCCGCTCGGCGGCGTGCCCATCGCCATCAAGGACAATATCAATGTCAAAGGCGAACGCTGCACCTGCGCCTCCAAAATTCTGGAGCACTACGTCGCACCCTATGATGCCACGGTCATTCAAAAGCTGAAGGCCGCCGGCGCCATTCTGCTGGGCCGGACCAACATGGACGAGTTCGCCATGGGCTCTTCAACCGAGAATTCCGCCTATCAGGAAACCCGAAACCCGTGGAACACCGAATACATTCCCGGAGGCAGCAGCGGCGGCTCCGCGGCTGTGGTCGCGGCAGATGAGGCCATCGCGGCCCTGGGTTCCGACACCGGCGGTTCGATCCGCCAGCCGGCGGCGCTCTGCGGATGCGTGGGGATGAAACCCACCTATGGCCGGGTGTCACGCTATGGCCTCGTCGCTTTTGCCTCCTCTCTCGACCAAATCGGCCCCTTCTCCAAGACCGTCGAGGACAACGCCCTGCTCCTGAATGTGATTGCCGGCCAGGACCCGATGGAAAACACCAGTCGGCCCGTCGCGGTGCCGGATTTTACCGCCGGACTCGGCAAGCCTGTCAAAGGACTCAAGATCGGCATCCCCACTGAATATTTCATCGACGGCATGGACAAGGAAGTCGAAGCCAGCGTGAGGAAATCCATCGATTGGTTTGAATCGCAGGGCGCTGAGATTGTAAAAATCTCCCTGCCCCACACCCGCGCCGCCATTGCCGTCTATTATATCATCGCCACGGCGGAAGCTTCCGCCAACCTCGCGCGCTTCGACGGCGTGCGCTACGGATTGCGTTCGCCCGAAGGCAGCGACCCGCTTTCGGTTTATCGCAAAACCCGCGCCCTGGGCTTTGGATCGGAAGTCAAGCGCCGCATCATTCTCGGCACCTATGTCCTGAGTTCCGGCTATTACGACGCCTATTATAACCGGGCGCAAAAAGTCCGGCAGCTCCTCCGCCGGGATTTCACCGAGGCCTTCAAAAAGTGCGATCTCATCCTGACGCCCACATCGCCCACCCCCGCCTTTAAAGCGGGTGAAAAGAGCGATCCTCTTCAAATGTATCTGGCTGATATCTTCACGATTGCCGTGAATCTGGCCGAGGTCTGCGGGATCTCGCTTCCTTGCGGGTTTTCAGGAAAAAACCTGCCCATCGGACTGCAACTGATCGGCCCGCACTTTGAGGAAGTCAAACTTTTACAGGCCGCCCACGCCTACGAACAGGCGCACGACTGGTTCAAGCGCCGGCCTAAATTCCAGGAATAAGCGCAAGGATTTGGAAACCTAACA is from Candidatus Methylacidiphilales bacterium and encodes:
- the gatA gene encoding Asp-tRNA(Asn)/Glu-tRNA(Gln) amidotransferase subunit GatA encodes the protein MSLHTLTIKQLRAKLSAREVSPKEAVQSVLKSIESRDSKIKGYLRVNAEDALNQAEKADVTKPLGGVPIAIKDNINVKGERCTCASKILEHYVAPYDATVIQKLKAAGAILLGRTNMDEFAMGSSTENSAYQETRNPWNTEYIPGGSSGGSAAVVAADEAIAALGSDTGGSIRQPAALCGCVGMKPTYGRVSRYGLVAFASSLDQIGPFSKTVEDNALLLNVIAGQDPMENTSRPVAVPDFTAGLGKPVKGLKIGIPTEYFIDGMDKEVEASVRKSIDWFESQGAEIVKISLPHTRAAIAVYYIIATAEASANLARFDGVRYGLRSPEGSDPLSVYRKTRALGFGSEVKRRIILGTYVLSSGYYDAYYNRAQKVRQLLRRDFTEAFKKCDLILTPTSPTPAFKAGEKSDPLQMYLADIFTIAVNLAEVCGISLPCGFSGKNLPIGLQLIGPHFEEVKLLQAAHAYEQAHDWFKRRPKFQE
- the gatC gene encoding Asp-tRNA(Asn)/Glu-tRNA(Gln) amidotransferase subunit GatC, which codes for MKSQTLNVAYVAGLARMELTKEEEALFQTQLGNILEYVEQLQQIDASSVPDTPVDPNLPTNVLRSDEVKPSLPVADALQNAPKKANNLFVMPKIVE